Proteins co-encoded in one Arachis stenosperma cultivar V10309 chromosome 7, arast.V10309.gnm1.PFL2, whole genome shotgun sequence genomic window:
- the LOC130939922 gene encoding uncharacterized protein LOC130939922, translating into METPKQSLSNLATIVSNLSKTTHSFMEETRSFIQNLELQIGQLSKRIPEIPSSTLPSNTEVNPKEEYKALNVEVKAEPKEEPMTEELKEIKTHEETENVTMHTPMQIEEPEEHPFPDVLEESKEEQIAQFLAILRKLKANSSCAEVLEKNPPSMACPKSMIPKKKTLKRDETVVLTKECSSLVQKKLPQKLPDPRSFLIPCTIGTITLRRHYATLA; encoded by the coding sequence ATGGAGACACCCAAACAGAGTCTCTCTAACTTGGCTACTATAGTCTCTAACCTCTCCAAAACCACACATAGTTTCATGGAAGAAACTAGGTCTTTCATTCAAAACTTGGAGTTACAGATTGGTCAGCTAAGTAAGAGGATCCCAGAGATCCCCTCTAGCACTCTCCCCAGTAACACAGAAGTAAATCCAAAGGAAGAGTACAAGGCCCTCAATGTGGAAGTTAAGGCCGAACCCAAGGAGGAGCCTATGACTGAGGAACTGAAGGAGATCAAGACTCATGAGGAGACTGAAAATGTTACCATGCACACCCCTATGCAGATAGAGGAGCCTGAAGAACATCCCTTTCCAGACGTGTTAGAGGAATCTAAAGAAGAGCAAATTGCTCAATTCTTGGCAATTCTCAGGAAGCTGAAAGCCAATTCCTCCTGTGCAGAGGTGTTAGAGAAGAACCCTCCCTCCATGGCATGTCCAAAGAGCATGATCCCCAAAAAGAAGACTttaaagagagatgagactgtGGTGCTGACCAAGGAGTGCAGTTCCTTAGTCCAAAAAAAACTACCTCAGAAGCTGCCAGATCCCAGAAGCTTCCTTATTCCTTGTACTATAGGGACCATCACCTTGAGAAGGCATTATGCGACCTTGGCTTAA